A stretch of the Gigantopelta aegis isolate Gae_Host unplaced genomic scaffold, Gae_host_genome ctg7131_pilon_pilon, whole genome shotgun sequence genome encodes the following:
- the LOC121366782 gene encoding farnesol dehydrogenase-like, which produces MERWIGRVALVTGASSGIGAAITVTLAQKGMIVIGVARNKRQSRERVDDGHIIILNSVAGHKVIQAASIHFYCA; this is translated from the exons atggaACGTTGGATAGGTCGTGTAGCTTTGGTTACTGGAGCTagtagtggtataggagcagcTATAACTGTAACACTAGCACAGAAAGGAATGATAGTGATTGGAGTGGCTAGAAATAAAAGACAAAGTAGAG agagagtagaTGATGGACACATTATTATTCTCAA TAGTGTCGCAGGACATAAAGTGATCCAAGCAGCATCAATTCATTTCTACTGCGCCA